CATGCTCTGGCGCAGGTCGAACTCGAGCAGTTCGTCGATTGGGCTCTCGCCCGCCACCAGCGTGTCCAGGTAGCGTGCCACCGCTTCGTTCTCGCGGCACTCGTGCGGCACCACCAGCGCCATGCGGCCATCCGGCCGGGTGAGCAGCTGGCTGTTGAACAGGTAGCTGGCCACGGCGTCGGCCACCGGCACCTGGCTGCTCGCCACGCGTACCGGCACCAGCTCGCTGTCGACTCCTGCAAGCGCGCGGTGCAGCGCATCCAGGGTGCCGGCTTCGTCGAGGAATGCCTGGTCGTGGTAGAACAGCACGTTGCCGTTGCCGACCGCGATCACGTCGTTATGGAACACTCCCTGGTCGATCACGTCCGGATTCTGCGATGCGAACACGGTGCGCGCCGGGTCCAGGCCATGCAGGCGGGCCACCGCCTGCGAGGCTTCCAGGGTCTGGCGCGCCGGGTATTTTTTCGGCGCCGGGGCCGACGGGTCGAACTCGACCCGGCCGTACACGAAGAACTCCACCCCCTGGGCGCCGTGCGAACTGGCGAAGCGGGTGTGGTTGGCCGCCCCTTCGTCGCCAAAGGCCGGCACCGGCGGCAGCGCGTCGTGCACCACGAAATGGTTGCTGTCGCCGAAGATCGCGCGCAGTGAGCGCGTGGCCTGCACATGCTCTTCGGAGCGGTGCAGCTTGTTGTTCAAGTTCGCCGCCGTGAAGTGCGCGCGGCCGTCGCGGGTGTCACTCGATGGG
Above is a genomic segment from Massilia sp. H6 containing:
- the astB gene encoding N-succinylarginine dihydrolase, yielding MRTAREYNFDGLVGPSHNYAGLSFGNVASFSNVRSSSNPRQAALQGLAKMRALAARGFAQAVMPPQARPNFRLLRRLGFSGSDADVLAQAWREAPVILACAYSAAPMWTANAATVSPSSDTRDGRAHFTAANLNNKLHRSEEHVQATRSLRAIFGDSNHFVVHDALPPVPAFGDEGAANHTRFASSHGAQGVEFFVYGRVEFDPSAPAPKKYPARQTLEASQAVARLHGLDPARTVFASQNPDVIDQGVFHNDVIAVGNGNVLFYHDQAFLDEAGTLDALHRALAGVDSELVPVRVASSQVPVADAVASYLFNSQLLTRPDGRMALVVPHECRENEAVARYLDTLVAGESPIDELLEFDLRQSMRNGGGPACLRLRVALTDDEARAMHQGVIMTEALYARLVTWVEHHYRDRVEPKDLADPQLALECAAALEELERILGLSGLYDLS